In Mangifera indica cultivar Alphonso chromosome 1, CATAS_Mindica_2.1, whole genome shotgun sequence, a single genomic region encodes these proteins:
- the LOC123224756 gene encoding uncharacterized protein LOC123224756 isoform X4 — translation MAQYDHQQAPGQVYPPAPPSPPQSVEGPYVSAPPPIGYPTKDDGGYPQHQPIENRSRGDDDFLKGWFETKDSCKTYNYRSIGLQFSCPVLLLCTGRVLLLRQSKPG, via the exons ATGGCGCAATATGACCACCAACAAGCTCCCG GCCAAGTTTATCCACCAGCACCACCGTCACCACCGCAATCAGTTGAAGGCCCATATGTGAGTGCACCACCACCTATTGGCTATCCCACAAAGGATGACGGTGGCTACCCTCAACACCAACCAATTGAAAATAGAAGCAGGGGTGATGATGACTTCTTGAAAGGATG GTTTGAAACTAAAGATTCTTGCAAGACATATAACTATCGTTCAATTGGCTTACAGTTTAGCTGCCCTGTGTTGCTGTTGTGTACTGGACGTGTGCTGCTGCTGAGACAAAGCAAACCAGGTTAA
- the LOC123224756 gene encoding uncharacterized protein LOC123224756 isoform X2: MAQYDHQQAPVVYPPPGQVYPPAPPSPPQSVEGPYVSAPPPIGYPTKDDGGYPQHQPIENRSRGDDDFLKGWFETKDSCKTYNYRSIGLQFSCPVLLLCTGRVLLLRQSKPG, translated from the exons ATGGCGCAATATGACCACCAACAAGCTCCCG TGGTATATCCTCCACCAGGCCAAGTTTATCCACCAGCACCACCGTCACCACCGCAATCAGTTGAAGGCCCATATGTGAGTGCACCACCACCTATTGGCTATCCCACAAAGGATGACGGTGGCTACCCTCAACACCAACCAATTGAAAATAGAAGCAGGGGTGATGATGACTTCTTGAAAGGATG GTTTGAAACTAAAGATTCTTGCAAGACATATAACTATCGTTCAATTGGCTTACAGTTTAGCTGCCCTGTGTTGCTGTTGTGTACTGGACGTGTGCTGCTGCTGAGACAAAGCAAACCAGGTTAA
- the LOC123224711 gene encoding uroporphyrinogen decarboxylase-like isoform X2: protein MPISATLSISSGVTGTLLSVEFQQLGRVEIKLSQKPRKHCIYGHRFPSYKCFWQVPRSRKLKNFKPRELPLHFAYGKDAEDRSLSNLSEDTDEMFDELFKKYGKVVFRGNDQKLPSAEVDDDVESLSYPLLVKAAKGHLVSRPPAWMMRQAGRYMAVYRKLAEKHPSFRERSEMTDLIVQISLQPWEAFRPDGVIVFSDILTPLPAFGVPFDIDEMKGPVIQSPICLEEDLKALHPLDLEKLQFVGESLKILRKEVTSLFLFSFFTFTQTEMRSVIMLQFWALSEHLGQLLHISLKGAQLAHIPP from the exons ATGCCAATCTCTGCCACTCTATCCATTTCCAGCGGCGTTACCGGAACGTTACTTTCCGTTGAGTTCCAGCAACTGGGTCGTGTTGAAATCAAGCTCTCTCAAAAACCCAGAAAGCATTGTATTTATGGACACCGTTTTCCAAGTTACAAGTGCTTTTGGCAAGTGCCCAGAAGCAGAAAGTTGAAGAATTTCAAGCCTAGAGAGTTGCCTTTGCATTTTGCTTACGGGAAAGACGCTGAAGATAGATCTCTTTCG AATCTGAGTGAGGATACTGATGAAATGTTTGATgagttgtttaaaaaatatggaaaagtTGTATTTAGGGGAAATGACcaaaagcttccaagtgctgaAGTTGATGATGACGTAGAAAGCTTATCAT ATCCGCTGTTGGTTAAGGCTGCAAAAGGACATCTTGTAAGTCGACCTCCAGCATGGATGATGCGCCAAGCAGGAAGGTATATGGCTGTTTACAGAAAGCTTGCAGAAAAACACCCATCCTTCAGAGAGAGGTCAGAGATGACTGATCTCATTGTGCAAATTTCTTTGCAGCCATGGGAAGCTTTCCGTCCAGATGGGGTTATCGTATTCTCTGACATTCTTACTCCTCTACCTGCATTCGGTGTCCCATTTGATATAGATGAAATGAAGGGACCTGTTATTCAATCACCAATTTGTTTGGAGGAGGACTTAAAGGCATTACATCCCCTTGACTTGGAGAAACTTCAATTTGTGGGGGAATCCTTGAAGATTTTGCGTAAGGAGGTgacttctctttttcttttttcttttttcaccttCACACAGACTGAAATGAG GTCGGTGATTATGCTGCAGTTTTGGGCTTTGTCGGAGCACCTTGGACAATTGCTACATATATCATTGAAGGGAGCACAACTCGCACATATACCACCATAA
- the LOC123224711 gene encoding uroporphyrinogen decarboxylase 1, chloroplastic-like isoform X1: MPISATLSISSGVTGTLLSVEFQQLGRVEIKLSQKPRKHCIYGHRFPSYKCFWQVPRSRKLKNFKPRELPLHFAYGKDAEDRSLSNLSEDTDEMFDELFKKYGKVVFRGNDQKLPSAEVDDDVESLSYPLLVKAAKGHLVSRPPAWMMRQAGRYMAVYRKLAEKHPSFRERSEMTDLIVQISLQPWEAFRPDGVIVFSDILTPLPAFGVPFDIDEMKGPVIQSPICLEEDLKALHPLDLEKLQFVGESLKILRKEVGDYAAVLGFVGAPWTIATYIIEGSTTRTYTTIKSMCHTAPHILRALLSHLTKAISEYIIFQVESGAHCIQIFDS; encoded by the exons ATGCCAATCTCTGCCACTCTATCCATTTCCAGCGGCGTTACCGGAACGTTACTTTCCGTTGAGTTCCAGCAACTGGGTCGTGTTGAAATCAAGCTCTCTCAAAAACCCAGAAAGCATTGTATTTATGGACACCGTTTTCCAAGTTACAAGTGCTTTTGGCAAGTGCCCAGAAGCAGAAAGTTGAAGAATTTCAAGCCTAGAGAGTTGCCTTTGCATTTTGCTTACGGGAAAGACGCTGAAGATAGATCTCTTTCG AATCTGAGTGAGGATACTGATGAAATGTTTGATgagttgtttaaaaaatatggaaaagtTGTATTTAGGGGAAATGACcaaaagcttccaagtgctgaAGTTGATGATGACGTAGAAAGCTTATCAT ATCCGCTGTTGGTTAAGGCTGCAAAAGGACATCTTGTAAGTCGACCTCCAGCATGGATGATGCGCCAAGCAGGAAGGTATATGGCTGTTTACAGAAAGCTTGCAGAAAAACACCCATCCTTCAGAGAGAGGTCAGAGATGACTGATCTCATTGTGCAAATTTCTTTGCAGCCATGGGAAGCTTTCCGTCCAGATGGGGTTATCGTATTCTCTGACATTCTTACTCCTCTACCTGCATTCGGTGTCCCATTTGATATAGATGAAATGAAGGGACCTGTTATTCAATCACCAATTTGTTTGGAGGAGGACTTAAAGGCATTACATCCCCTTGACTTGGAGAAACTTCAATTTGTGGGGGAATCCTTGAAGATTTTGCGTAAGGAG GTCGGTGATTATGCTGCAGTTTTGGGCTTTGTCGGAGCACCTTGGACAATTGCTACATATATCATTGAAGGGAGCACAACTCGCACATATACCACCATAAAGAGTATGTGCCATACAGCACCACATATATTAAGGGCTCTTCTCTCTCATTTAACAAAAGCAATATCTGAATACATTATCTTTCAAGTGGAGTCTGGGGCTCACTGCATACAGATATTTGATTCATGA
- the LOC123224727 gene encoding pre-mRNA-splicing factor ISY1 homolog, protein MARNEEKAQSMLNRFIALKAEEKKKPKERRPYLASDCRDLAEADKWRQQIMREIGRKVAEIQNEGLGEHRLRDLNDEINKLIREKSHWERRIVELGGPNYTKHSAKMTDLDGNIVDVPNPGGRGPGYRYFGAAKKLPGVRELFEKPPELRKRRTRYDIYKRIDASYYGYRDDEDGVLERVEGPAEVKMRVEAEEEWRRMEEIRREAKKAVKSGEVASVGVLKDLLFEEEEDVVEEERREMEREKIEKEREFVVHVPLPDEKEIEKMVVERKKMELLKKYATEDLVEEQNEAKALLNIHR, encoded by the coding sequence ATGGCTCGAAACGAAGAGAAAGCTCAGTCCATGCTCAATCGATTCATCGCGTTAAAGgctgaagaaaagaaaaaacctaaaGAACGACGTCCATATCTAGCCTCGGACTGTCGTGATCTCGCCGAGGCCGACAAATGGCGCCAGCAAATCATGCGCGAAATCGGCCGCAAAGTCGCCGAGATTCAAAACGAAGGCCTTGGGGAGCACCGCCTCCGCGACCTCAACGACGAGATTAATAAACTAATTCGCGAGAAATCGCACTGGGAGCGACGAATAGTTGAACTTGGCGGGCCTAATTACACTAAACATTCTGCGAAAATGACGGATTTAGACGGAAATATTGTTGATGTTCCAAACCCTGGCGGGCGTGGCCCTGGCTATCGGTACTTTGGGGCGGCGAAGAAGTTGCCAGGTGTAAGGGAGTTGTTTGAGAAACCGCCTGAGTTGAGGAAGAGAAGAACCCGGTATGATATTTATAAGAGGATTGATGCGAGCTATTATGGGTATAGAGATGACGAGGATGGGGTTTTGGAGAGAGTGGAGGGGCCTGCGGAGGTGAAAATGAGGGTGGAGGCAGAGGAGGAGTGGCGAAGGATGGAGGAGATAAGGAGAGAAGCTAAGAAGGCCGTCAAAAGTGGGGAAGTGGCAAGTGTTGGGGTTCTGAAGGATCTATTGTttgaggaggaagaagatgtgGTGGAGGAGGAGAGGAGGGAGATGGAGAGGGAGAAAATTGAGAAGGAGAGGGAGTTTGTGGTACATGTGCCATTGCCGGATGAGAAGGAGATTGAAAAGATGGTGGTTGAGAGGAAGAAGATGGAATTGTTGAAGAAGTATGCTACTGAAGACTTGGTGGAAGAGCAGAATGAGGCAAAAGCTCTGCTTAACATTCATCGCTAG
- the LOC123224756 gene encoding cysteine-rich and transmembrane domain-containing protein B-like isoform X6, whose product MAQQDHQQAPGQVYPPAPPSPPQSVEGPYVSAPPPIGYPTKDDGGYPQHQPIENRSRGDDDFLKGCLAALCCCCVLDVCCC is encoded by the exons ATGGCGCAACAGGACCACCAACAAGCTCCCG GCCAAGTTTATCCACCAGCACCACCGTCACCACCGCAATCAGTTGAAGGCCCATATGTGAGTGCACCACCACCTATTGGCTATCCCACAAAGGATGACGGTGGCTACCCTCAACACCAACCAATTGAAAATAGAAGCAGGGGTGATGATGACTTCTTGAAAGGATG TTTAGCTGCCCTGTGTTGCTGTTGTGTACTGGACGTGTGCTGCTGCTGA
- the LOC123224756 gene encoding cysteine-rich and transmembrane domain-containing protein B-like isoform X5 encodes MAQQDHQQAPVVYPPPGQVYPPAPPSPPQSVEGPYVSAPPPIGYPTKDDGGYPQHQPIENRSRGDDDFLKGCLAALCCCCVLDVCCC; translated from the exons ATGGCGCAACAGGACCACCAACAAGCTCCCG TGGTATATCCTCCACCAGGCCAAGTTTATCCACCAGCACCACCGTCACCACCGCAATCAGTTGAAGGCCCATATGTGAGTGCACCACCACCTATTGGCTATCCCACAAAGGATGACGGTGGCTACCCTCAACACCAACCAATTGAAAATAGAAGCAGGGGTGATGATGACTTCTTGAAAGGATG TTTAGCTGCCCTGTGTTGCTGTTGTGTACTGGACGTGTGCTGCTGCTGA
- the LOC123224756 gene encoding huntingtin-like isoform X3, which yields MAQQDHQQAPGQVYPPAPPSPPQSVEGPYVSAPPPIGYPTKDDGGYPQHQPIENRSRGDDDFLKGWFETKDSCKTYNYRSIGLQFSCPVLLLCTGRVLLLRQSKPG from the exons ATGGCGCAACAGGACCACCAACAAGCTCCCG GCCAAGTTTATCCACCAGCACCACCGTCACCACCGCAATCAGTTGAAGGCCCATATGTGAGTGCACCACCACCTATTGGCTATCCCACAAAGGATGACGGTGGCTACCCTCAACACCAACCAATTGAAAATAGAAGCAGGGGTGATGATGACTTCTTGAAAGGATG GTTTGAAACTAAAGATTCTTGCAAGACATATAACTATCGTTCAATTGGCTTACAGTTTAGCTGCCCTGTGTTGCTGTTGTGTACTGGACGTGTGCTGCTGCTGAGACAAAGCAAACCAGGTTAA
- the LOC123224756 gene encoding uncharacterized protein LOC123224756 isoform X1 gives MAQQDHQQAPVVYPPPGQVYPPAPPSPPQSVEGPYVSAPPPIGYPTKDDGGYPQHQPIENRSRGDDDFLKGWFETKDSCKTYNYRSIGLQFSCPVLLLCTGRVLLLRQSKPG, from the exons ATGGCGCAACAGGACCACCAACAAGCTCCCG TGGTATATCCTCCACCAGGCCAAGTTTATCCACCAGCACCACCGTCACCACCGCAATCAGTTGAAGGCCCATATGTGAGTGCACCACCACCTATTGGCTATCCCACAAAGGATGACGGTGGCTACCCTCAACACCAACCAATTGAAAATAGAAGCAGGGGTGATGATGACTTCTTGAAAGGATG GTTTGAAACTAAAGATTCTTGCAAGACATATAACTATCGTTCAATTGGCTTACAGTTTAGCTGCCCTGTGTTGCTGTTGTGTACTGGACGTGTGCTGCTGCTGAGACAAAGCAAACCAGGTTAA
- the LOC123224745 gene encoding protein Iojap, chloroplastic yields the protein MPISATLSISSGVAGTLLSVEFQQLDRVEIKLSQNPRKHCIYGHRFPSYKCFWQVPRSGKLKNFKPRELPFHFAYGKDAEDRSLSNLSEDTDEMFDELFKKYGKVVFRRNDQKLPSAEVDDDVESLSFAVAMAQVASDVKAADIKVLFVKPLVYWTRFFIIATAFSRPQIDAIGSRIKDLAENKYGRIPTGDSKPNSWTLLDFGDVVIHIFLPDQRAFYNLEEFYGNATPIELPFEKQPPLQS from the exons ATGCCAATCTCTGCCACTCTATCCATTTCCAGCGGTGTTGCCGGAACCTTACTTTCCGTTGAGTTCCAGCAACTGGATCGTGTTGAAATCAAGCTCTCTCAAAACCCCAGAAAGCATTGTATTTATGGACACCGTTTTCCAAGTTACAAGTGCTTTTGGCAAGTGCCCAGAAGCGGAAAGTTGAAGAATTTCAAGCCTAGAGAGTTGCCTTTTCATTTTGCTTACGGAAAAGACGCTGAAGATAGATCTCTTTCG AATCTGAGTGAGGATACCGATGAAATGTTTGATgagttgtttaaaaaatatggaaaagtTGTATTTAGGAGAAATGACcaaaagcttccaagtgctgaAGTTGATGATGACGTAGAAAGCTTATCAT TTGCTGTGGCAATGGCCCAAGTTGCGAGTGATGTGAAGGCTGCAGACATAAAAGTTCTCTTTGTGAAGCCTCTTGTATATTGGACCCGGTTTTTTATCATTGCAACAGCATTTTCTCGCCCTCAGATTGATGCTATTGG GTCCAGAATAAAAGATCTAGCTGAGAATAAGTATGGAAGGATTCCAACTGGGGACTCAAAACCGAACTCCTGGACCCTTTTGGATTTTG GTGATGTCGTAATCCACATTTTTCTTCCAGATCAGAGAGCCTTTTACAACTTGGAAGAGTTTTACGGAAATGCAACTCCAATTGAGCTGCCCTTCGAAAAGCAACCCCCATTGCAGAGTTGA
- the LOC123224695 gene encoding uncharacterized protein LOC123224695 isoform X1 has product MAGNGLPSLGRVKLTDLIPSEGLPSDSYKLSVSTLSQSFAQYSAAIIQFPVSDGPLLRSCLDSARLYFHQRPPYPAAEMNYTNDSREWCKTSGYYADPQQWHETYDYRPGLTPSEASNSLEFPPAGLPDLFSLLGKAARDILDAISYYLNLRSSPFTEVLDNVPLRSREISSSVLSVCCHARPSFQEAQHHNLTTQEDGQLVMFPDHDHNVDKSLVSIVKSDKAGLHVRDFNGRWVLVDGDLGPQEAVVFPGLALYQATAGYVNPALHRTEINNMQGNMYGRFSLAFKLMPKSMSSLSCSEMRAAGHGVEAQFQLPIPVDDFMQRSHPTDQLFNRQSFQSFSFPTAQDGSMKPLMRRKNNSRCKPLPPSKRLRLEAQRVLKERVQDIADKKGIKLRFCNLRECESHIHALDSPCANMRMEIKWPAGVPFVHPHDLPNKAKISFLEAYEPGWTATHDMELSPSEPGQASQHSANCN; this is encoded by the exons ATGGCTGGCAATGGCCTGCCATCTCTTGGTCGTGTGAAGCTCACAGATCTAATACCCTCTGAAGGCCTTCCTTCTGACTCATACAAGCTATCTGTCTCGACTCTATCACAATCATTTGCTCAGTATTCTGCTGCCATCATTCAGTTTCCAGTGAGTGATGGGCCTCTCTTGAGATCTTGTTTAGATTCTGCACGTCTCTACTTCCATCAAAGGCCACCCTACCCGGCAGCAGAAATGAATTATACAAATGATTCTCGTGAATGGTGTAAGACATCTGGTTACTATGCTGATCCTCAACAGTGGCATGAAACATATGATTACAGACCTGGCCTAACTCCTTCAGAAGCTAGCAACTCATTGGAATTCCCTCCAGCTGGTCTGCCAGACCTATTTTCTTTGCTTGGCAAGGCAGCTCGTGATATCTTGGATGCAATCAGCTACTATTTGAACTTGCGTAGTTCTCCATTTACTGAAGTTCTTGACAATGTTCCCTTGAGAAGTCGGGAGATATCATCTTCAGTATTGTCTGTTTGCTGCCATGCAAGGCCATCATTTCAGGAAGCACAACACCATAATTTAACAACTCAAGAGGATGGCCAGTTGGTTATGTTTCCTGATCATGACCATAATGTGGACAAAAGCCTTGTCTCTATTGTTAAATCAGATAAGGCAGGTTTACATGTAAGGGACTTTAATGGTCGGTGGGTCCTTGTGGATGGAGATCTTGGCCCGCAAGAAGCTGTTGTTTTCCCTGGACTTGCACTCTATCAAGCAACTGCTGGTTATGTCAATCCTGCACTGCACAGAACGGAGATCAATAACATGCAGGGTAACATGTATGGAAGATTTTCATTGGCATTCAAACTCATGCCTAAATCAATGAGCAGTCTCAGTTGTTCTGAGATGAGAGCAGCTGGTCATGGGGTTGAAGCTCAATTCCAGCTTCCCATACCAGTTGATGACTTCATGCAGAGATCTCATCCAACAGATCAGCTCTTTAACAGGCAAAGTTTCCAGAGTTTCAGTTTCCCTACGGCCCAAGATG GATCTATGAAGCCATTGATGAGAAGGAAGAATAATTCGCGATGCAAACCTCTGCCACCTTCCAAGAGGTTACGGTTGGAGGCTCAGAGAGTTCTGAAGGAGAGGGTTCAGGACATTGCAGATAAGAAGGGCATCAAGCTCAGATTCTGTAACCTCAGGGAGTGTGAAAGCCACATTCATGCTCTTGACAGCCCGTGTGCCAATATGAGAATGGAAATCAAATGGCCAGCTGGAGTGCCATTTGTTCATCCCCATGATCTACCAAATAAAGCAAAGATTAGTTTTCTTGAAGCTTATGAGCCTGGTTGGACAGCCACTCACGATATGGAGTTAAGCCCATCTGAACCTGGGCAGGCCAGTCAACACTCAGCTAACTGTAATT GA
- the LOC123224695 gene encoding uncharacterized protein LOC123224695 isoform X2 — MAGNGLPSLGRVKLTDLIPSEGLPSDSYKLSVSTLSQSFAQYSAAIIQFPVSDGPLLRSCLDSARLYFHQRPPYPAAEMNYTNDSREWCKTSGYYADPQQWHETYDYRPGLTPSEASNSLEFPPAGLPDLFSLLGKAARDILDAISYYLNLRSSPFTEVLDNVPLRSREISSSVLSVCCHARPSFQEAQHHNLTTQEDGQLVMFPDHDHNVDKSLVSIVKSDKAGLHVRDFNGRWVLVDGDLGPQEAVVFPGLALYQATAGYVNPALHRTEINNMQGNMYGRFSLAFKLMPKSMSSLSCSEMRAAGHGVEAQFQLPIPVDDFMQRSHPTDQLFNRQSFQSFSFPTAQDGSMKPLMRRKNNSRCKPLPPSKRLRLEAQRVLKERVQDIADKKGIKLRFCNLRECESHIHALDSPCANMRMEIKWPAGVPFVHPHDLPNKAKISFLEAYEPGWTATHDMELSPSEPGQASQHSAN, encoded by the exons ATGGCTGGCAATGGCCTGCCATCTCTTGGTCGTGTGAAGCTCACAGATCTAATACCCTCTGAAGGCCTTCCTTCTGACTCATACAAGCTATCTGTCTCGACTCTATCACAATCATTTGCTCAGTATTCTGCTGCCATCATTCAGTTTCCAGTGAGTGATGGGCCTCTCTTGAGATCTTGTTTAGATTCTGCACGTCTCTACTTCCATCAAAGGCCACCCTACCCGGCAGCAGAAATGAATTATACAAATGATTCTCGTGAATGGTGTAAGACATCTGGTTACTATGCTGATCCTCAACAGTGGCATGAAACATATGATTACAGACCTGGCCTAACTCCTTCAGAAGCTAGCAACTCATTGGAATTCCCTCCAGCTGGTCTGCCAGACCTATTTTCTTTGCTTGGCAAGGCAGCTCGTGATATCTTGGATGCAATCAGCTACTATTTGAACTTGCGTAGTTCTCCATTTACTGAAGTTCTTGACAATGTTCCCTTGAGAAGTCGGGAGATATCATCTTCAGTATTGTCTGTTTGCTGCCATGCAAGGCCATCATTTCAGGAAGCACAACACCATAATTTAACAACTCAAGAGGATGGCCAGTTGGTTATGTTTCCTGATCATGACCATAATGTGGACAAAAGCCTTGTCTCTATTGTTAAATCAGATAAGGCAGGTTTACATGTAAGGGACTTTAATGGTCGGTGGGTCCTTGTGGATGGAGATCTTGGCCCGCAAGAAGCTGTTGTTTTCCCTGGACTTGCACTCTATCAAGCAACTGCTGGTTATGTCAATCCTGCACTGCACAGAACGGAGATCAATAACATGCAGGGTAACATGTATGGAAGATTTTCATTGGCATTCAAACTCATGCCTAAATCAATGAGCAGTCTCAGTTGTTCTGAGATGAGAGCAGCTGGTCATGGGGTTGAAGCTCAATTCCAGCTTCCCATACCAGTTGATGACTTCATGCAGAGATCTCATCCAACAGATCAGCTCTTTAACAGGCAAAGTTTCCAGAGTTTCAGTTTCCCTACGGCCCAAGATG GATCTATGAAGCCATTGATGAGAAGGAAGAATAATTCGCGATGCAAACCTCTGCCACCTTCCAAGAGGTTACGGTTGGAGGCTCAGAGAGTTCTGAAGGAGAGGGTTCAGGACATTGCAGATAAGAAGGGCATCAAGCTCAGATTCTGTAACCTCAGGGAGTGTGAAAGCCACATTCATGCTCTTGACAGCCCGTGTGCCAATATGAGAATGGAAATCAAATGGCCAGCTGGAGTGCCATTTGTTCATCCCCATGATCTACCAAATAAAGCAAAGATTAGTTTTCTTGAAGCTTATGAGCCTGGTTGGACAGCCACTCACGATATGGAGTTAAGCCCATCTGAACCTGGGCAGGCCAGTCAACACTCAGCTAACT GA